One part of the Aurantibacillus circumpalustris genome encodes these proteins:
- a CDS encoding HPP family protein: MVKEKIKRNYRIAKYVVYRQTIVEPIDHFWTFLGAFIGIATIGLIQGTQFGEVDNVFLIGSFGASAVLIFGATNSPLAQPRNLIGGHLVSAIVGVCVHKLLPNQLWIASAISVSLAIVGMQITKTLHPPGGATALIANIGTEKIKALGFFYILSPVLSGVLILFVVAIVVNNIPKHRNYPYKRKWYWERFKNKK, translated from the coding sequence ATGGTTAAAGAAAAAATAAAACGTAATTACCGCATTGCGAAATACGTGGTTTACAGACAAACTATTGTAGAACCTATTGATCATTTTTGGACATTTCTGGGGGCTTTTATCGGTATTGCTACTATTGGGTTAATTCAAGGCACACAATTTGGTGAGGTAGATAATGTTTTTTTGATTGGTTCATTTGGAGCAAGTGCAGTGTTAATTTTTGGAGCAACAAACAGTCCGCTTGCTCAACCCCGTAACCTTATTGGTGGGCATTTAGTTTCTGCCATAGTAGGAGTTTGTGTACATAAGCTATTGCCCAATCAACTTTGGATCGCTTCTGCCATATCTGTATCACTTGCAATTGTTGGCATGCAAATTACCAAAACATTGCACCCTCCTGGTGGAGCAACGGCGCTTATTGCCAACATTGGCACTGAAAAAATAAAAGCTTTGGGTTTTTTTTATATTCTCTCTCCAGTTTTATCAGGCGTACTTATTTTATTTGTAGTCGCTATAGTGGTTAATAATATTCCCAAACACAGAAATTACCCTTATAAAAGAAAGTGGTATTGGGAACGCTTCAAAAATAAAAAGTAA
- a CDS encoding type II toxin-antitoxin system VapC family toxin, whose product MKNIFLDTNVLIDFFADRKPFSIEAARLFNYSFKKEINIYISAVSYNNIYYILRQSCSHAETIKMLAELNEWTDIIDVTKDIIKKSIKSDFKDFEDAIQYNCAKSLSKIDFIVTRDTKDFKSSSLPILTPKEAVSLVESTSR is encoded by the coding sequence ATGAAGAATATTTTTTTAGACACTAACGTATTAATTGACTTTTTCGCAGACCGTAAACCTTTTTCAATAGAAGCTGCTAGGCTTTTCAATTATTCTTTTAAAAAGGAAATAAACATTTATATATCTGCGGTTTCTTATAATAATATTTACTACATATTACGACAATCGTGTTCACATGCAGAAACAATTAAAATGTTGGCCGAATTAAATGAATGGACAGACATTATCGACGTTACCAAAGACATCATTAAAAAGTCAATTAAATCTGACTTCAAAGACTTTGAAGATGCCATTCAATACAACTGTGCAAAATCTCTAAGTAAAATCGACTTCATTGTTACTCGTGACACTAAAGACTTTAAATCAAGTTCATTGCCAATATTGACTCCAAAAGAAGCGGTCTCACTAGTCGAAAGCACCAGCAGGTAA
- a CDS encoding T9SS type B sorting domain-containing protein, whose protein sequence is MIKQIVVRILTGIILLCHLHSYSQFKCPDSLIYTFKAYATQSIIVSWDPFAGPWTPVTFTNQPVTDVGLFGGIAGLALSPNLNNGTLSPTFYTTQYGGLFYWSGVSWINTNVTISNDNIYGLVGCGNSIYGLSSSNPGSYKVHKYTPPSPVSTVLTLTTNIAGSIVSDCNCNFYLLSSSTLYKYDPNGTLLTTYTVNGLPFVTSLATRFAIIGNTIYVIGIGPAQPGNVIYKGKGTIIGNSITTSSLAGLSINGTAVAITSCPFSLNMNVAATIASNTIGCNPPTASLAVNTTVTPLNYNWSGPGLMAPVGNGPTVNVNAPGTYSCYVKDGFCADTILSLVTTVTTNTTLVTPAILPGANLCFEPNMNLFSSLSSPQYSYTWTGPNILGANTSTAIGIQGPGTYSLKVTEINNGCVGSVASSILPVPLLNFGISSPTLCVYSTNGKNIAILSYSGALNYTLLVNSGFSIQLIPSQPVILSQTIPYSTIGSTGAATLYGTNGVCTTSVITNFSVLPVTKITATSSKSLVCNGTSVTLVADGAVSYSWTPLNKIKSINNNLVSVDILGSTQFSVVGLDIYGCNSAPEIISVNIFPLHAGQLIFKDPICSSDCKEFTFVPSIKVGNKIYTNWTLETKSFPQTEKINACFPMEGPHKLFVTLTDSVHQCANSLAFTLNVYPKPKADFNYLPEKPVENLEEVQFISNSLGEQQNEWNWFVYKSGLNKAKGERTAFKFQDAGIYSVALITKNKWGCADTSIQAIHVEEDFLFYMPNSFTPNDDLKNELFLPVTRGVKQIDFSIFNQWGQLVFKTNSISEGWDGMFKGNPCQEDIYIWKVELSTKLGASKKFNGHVLLMR, encoded by the coding sequence ATGATCAAGCAAATAGTAGTAAGAATATTAACAGGAATTATTCTCTTATGCCATTTGCATTCCTACTCCCAATTTAAATGTCCTGATAGTCTCATTTATACATTTAAAGCCTACGCAACACAGTCGATAATTGTAAGCTGGGATCCATTTGCCGGACCATGGACCCCCGTAACTTTTACCAATCAGCCAGTTACAGATGTCGGACTTTTTGGAGGTATAGCGGGACTTGCGCTTTCACCGAATTTAAATAACGGCACCTTGTCCCCGACTTTTTATACAACACAATACGGGGGATTATTCTACTGGAGTGGTGTAAGTTGGATAAACACCAACGTGACTATCAGTAATGATAACATTTATGGACTGGTTGGTTGTGGAAATTCAATTTACGGGTTAAGCTCTTCGAATCCCGGATCCTATAAAGTGCATAAGTATACCCCTCCAAGTCCAGTAAGTACAGTTTTAACACTTACAACAAATATTGCGGGATCTATTGTTTCTGATTGCAATTGCAATTTTTATCTTCTTAGTTCAAGTACGCTCTATAAGTATGATCCAAATGGTACATTGTTAACCACGTATACTGTTAATGGGCTTCCATTTGTTACCTCATTAGCTACACGCTTTGCAATCATAGGTAACACAATTTATGTGATAGGTATTGGACCAGCTCAGCCAGGAAATGTAATTTATAAAGGGAAAGGAACAATTATTGGAAACAGCATAACAACAAGCTCCTTAGCAGGGTTAAGCATAAATGGTACAGCAGTAGCAATCACCTCTTGCCCATTTTCTTTAAATATGAATGTCGCTGCCACTATTGCCAGTAATACAATAGGGTGCAATCCTCCAACTGCAAGTCTTGCGGTAAACACTACGGTAACACCACTCAATTATAATTGGAGTGGGCCTGGTCTCATGGCTCCAGTTGGTAATGGCCCTACCGTAAATGTAAATGCTCCAGGAACTTATTCGTGTTATGTAAAGGATGGTTTTTGTGCTGATACTATTCTAAGTTTGGTTACTACGGTGACAACAAATACAACGCTTGTAACACCTGCGATTTTACCTGGTGCCAATTTATGTTTTGAGCCCAATATGAATCTTTTTTCTTCACTCAGTTCACCACAGTATTCTTACACTTGGACAGGCCCAAATATTTTAGGAGCGAATACTTCTACTGCAATTGGTATTCAAGGCCCAGGAACTTATAGTCTTAAGGTCACAGAAATAAATAACGGCTGTGTTGGATCTGTGGCATCCAGCATATTACCTGTGCCTTTACTAAATTTTGGAATAAGCTCTCCAACACTTTGTGTGTATTCAACTAATGGAAAAAATATAGCGATTTTGAGTTACAGCGGTGCACTCAATTATACACTCCTTGTGAATTCAGGTTTTTCGATACAACTCATTCCATCGCAACCTGTAATCCTTTCTCAAACAATTCCCTATTCGACTATTGGCTCAACTGGCGCAGCCACTCTTTATGGAACCAATGGAGTATGTACCACTTCGGTAATAACTAATTTCAGTGTCTTACCTGTTACTAAAATTACTGCTACGTCATCAAAGTCTTTGGTCTGCAACGGGACTTCCGTAACGCTAGTGGCAGATGGTGCTGTAAGCTATTCCTGGACACCATTAAATAAAATAAAATCTATTAATAATAATTTAGTTTCAGTCGATATTCTTGGTTCAACTCAGTTTTCGGTTGTAGGACTGGATATTTATGGGTGTAATAGCGCGCCTGAAATAATTTCTGTAAATATTTTTCCGTTACATGCAGGTCAACTTATATTTAAAGATCCCATCTGTTCTTCAGACTGTAAAGAATTTACTTTTGTCCCTAGTATTAAAGTGGGTAACAAAATTTATACGAACTGGACTTTAGAAACAAAATCATTTCCTCAAACAGAAAAAATTAATGCCTGTTTTCCAATGGAAGGGCCACATAAACTTTTTGTAACATTGACAGACAGTGTTCATCAATGTGCCAATTCACTTGCATTTACTTTGAATGTTTATCCCAAGCCGAAAGCAGATTTTAATTATCTACCAGAAAAGCCAGTCGAAAATCTTGAAGAAGTTCAATTCATCAGTAATTCGCTTGGAGAACAACAGAATGAATGGAATTGGTTTGTCTATAAATCTGGTTTAAATAAAGCTAAAGGAGAACGCACTGCTTTTAAATTTCAAGATGCTGGAATTTATTCTGTGGCCCTTATAACAAAGAATAAATGGGGCTGTGCAGATACTTCGATACAAGCCATTCACGTGGAAGAAGATTTTTTGTTTTACATGCCAAATTCTTTCACACCGAACGATGATCTTAAAAATGAATTGTTTCTGCCTGTCACGCGAGGCGTAAAACAAATTGATTTTTCAATATTCAATCAATGGGGGCAATTGGTTTTTAAAACGAATAGTATTTCAGAAGGCTGGGATGGAATGTTTAAGGGAAATCCTTGCCAAGAGGATATTTACATTTGGAAGGTAGAACTATCAACAAAACTCGGCGCATCGAAAAAATTTAATGGTCATGTTTTGCTAATGAGATAA
- a CDS encoding zinc ribbon domain-containing protein, which translates to METTNKNCQSCGMPLKRDEKGGGSNADGSKSTMYCSYCFENGEFKYRGTNVLEFQDYCKEKMIEGGHSKFTSWLFTRGMKRLQRWKNS; encoded by the coding sequence ATGGAAACAACAAACAAAAATTGCCAGTCATGCGGAATGCCTTTAAAGCGTGATGAAAAAGGCGGAGGCTCCAATGCCGATGGAAGTAAAAGTACAATGTATTGTTCCTACTGTTTTGAGAATGGCGAATTTAAGTACAGAGGAACAAATGTGCTCGAGTTTCAAGATTACTGCAAAGAGAAAATGATAGAGGGCGGGCATTCAAAATTCACATCCTGGTTATTTACCAGGGGAATGAAACGTTTACAGAGATGGAAAAATTCTTAA
- a CDS encoding PIN domain-containing protein — MKQRIYIDTSVVGGYFDEEFKEATMSLFDRLEKKEIVFVISDLLDLELIYAPERVRQLLQNYSSDNFERVLLTEEALKLADTYVSEKVVGKTSIEDCRHIALATINRVDVLASWNFKHIVNLDRIKGYNSVNLRLGFPMIEIRSPKDLIKYGDE; from the coding sequence GTGAAACAGCGAATTTACATAGACACTTCGGTCGTAGGAGGTTATTTTGACGAAGAGTTTAAAGAAGCTACAATGAGCCTCTTCGACAGACTTGAAAAAAAGGAAATAGTTTTTGTTATCTCAGACCTACTTGACCTTGAGTTAATATATGCACCTGAACGTGTTAGACAGCTACTACAAAATTACTCCTCAGACAATTTTGAACGCGTTTTATTGACTGAGGAGGCTTTGAAACTTGCGGACACTTATGTTTCAGAAAAAGTAGTAGGTAAAACTAGCATTGAAGATTGCAGACATATTGCTTTAGCCACAATTAATCGTGTGGACGTATTAGCAAGTTGGAATTTTAAACACATTGTTAACCTGGACAGAATTAAAGGCTATAATTCGGTAAACCTCAGACTTGGTTTTCCAATGATTGAAATTAGAAGTCCGAAAGATTTAATAAAATATGGAGACGAATAA
- a CDS encoding Glu/Leu/Phe/Val dehydrogenase dimerization domain-containing protein encodes MEVKTLNNSDLIKNPVIGQMSLSNHEQILFCNDNATGLKAIIAIHNTVLGPSLGGTRMWNYNNEMEALTDVLRLSRGMTYKSSVAGLNLGGGKAVIIGDPKKIKNEALLRRFGKFVDSLGGKYITAEDVAMTSRDMEIIKMETDYVSGLPENMGGSGNPSPVTAYGVYVSMKASAKEVWGNDSLSGKKVLVQGIGHVGEVLVDHLTKEGAKVYIHDISEERLKLAAAKYKAEVVTEDKMFDLDIDIYAPCALGATVNDETLGKLKCKIICGAANNQLADEKHHGEVVGKQGILYAPDYVVNAGGIINVYYELEGYNRERAMTHAEKIYDTTFNLFQLAKKEGIPTYMAANRLGEERIAAIARINAVL; translated from the coding sequence ATGGAGGTAAAAACCTTAAATAATTCAGATTTAATTAAAAATCCGGTTATCGGCCAAATGAGCTTGAGTAACCACGAGCAAATTTTATTTTGCAACGATAATGCAACTGGTTTAAAAGCCATCATTGCGATCCATAACACTGTACTCGGACCTTCCTTAGGCGGCACACGTATGTGGAACTACAACAATGAAATGGAAGCATTAACAGATGTACTGCGTTTATCACGTGGTATGACATATAAGTCCTCTGTTGCTGGCTTAAACTTAGGTGGCGGAAAAGCTGTAATAATAGGAGATCCAAAGAAGATAAAGAACGAAGCGTTATTACGTCGTTTTGGAAAATTCGTGGATAGTCTTGGTGGGAAATACATTACTGCTGAGGACGTTGCTATGACAAGCCGCGATATGGAAATTATTAAAATGGAAACGGATTATGTAAGTGGTTTACCTGAAAACATGGGTGGAAGCGGAAATCCTAGTCCCGTTACTGCTTATGGTGTTTATGTAAGTATGAAAGCGAGCGCAAAAGAAGTGTGGGGAAATGATAGCTTAAGCGGAAAAAAAGTTTTAGTTCAAGGAATTGGTCATGTTGGTGAAGTTCTTGTTGATCATTTAACTAAAGAAGGCGCTAAAGTTTACATTCACGATATCAGTGAAGAACGTTTAAAATTAGCAGCAGCTAAATACAAAGCGGAAGTGGTTACTGAAGATAAAATGTTCGATTTGGATATTGATATCTACGCTCCATGTGCTTTGGGTGCAACTGTAAACGACGAAACTTTAGGAAAATTAAAATGTAAAATTATTTGCGGTGCTGCTAATAATCAATTAGCTGATGAAAAACACCACGGAGAGGTTGTTGGAAAACAAGGTATTTTATACGCTCCAGATTATGTAGTAAACGCAGGAGGAATTATTAATGTGTATTACGAATTGGAAGGTTATAATAGAGAGCGTGCTATGACTCACGCTGAAAAAATATACGACACCACTTTTAATTTATTTCAGTTAGCTAAAAAAGAAGGTATTCCAACTTACATGGCAGCTAACCGTTTGGGCGAAGAGCGTATTGCGGCAATTGCTAGAATTAACGCCGTATTGTAA
- a CDS encoding YxiG-like protein gives MTIKEKLDQHDLFDQAIIRHGILDNIRDYEIIGLICGQDYEEEIQYVFKGCIKADFKVIVKPEHYSMDDRLLDPSRQNESDYPLAFIWGVNYAVTYPGLTLTENTDELIQLEKTYGNKFYKIFIETNAYELTLVFHDLDTKVLKRTDKNKNAL, from the coding sequence ATGACAATTAAAGAAAAATTAGACCAACACGACCTTTTTGACCAAGCAATTATCAGACACGGTATACTCGACAATATTCGTGACTATGAAATAATTGGTTTAATATGCGGACAAGACTACGAAGAAGAAATTCAGTATGTTTTTAAAGGTTGTATCAAGGCGGACTTTAAAGTAATTGTAAAACCCGAGCACTATTCAATGGACGACAGGTTACTTGACCCTTCCAGACAAAATGAATCAGATTATCCTTTAGCTTTTATTTGGGGTGTAAATTATGCCGTGACATATCCGGGTTTGACACTGACAGAAAATACAGACGAATTAATTCAATTAGAAAAAACATACGGAAACAAATTCTATAAAATTTTCATTGAAACAAATGCTTACGAACTGACATTAGTATTTCACGACCTCGACACAAAAGTATTAAAACGTACAGACAAAAATAAAAACGCCCTATAA
- a CDS encoding DUF6364 family protein, protein MTTKLTLTIDDSVISIAKKYAKQKGKSLSDIVENYLMSLTSKENKVETISPKILKLMGAIELPEDYDYKKELTKGLLKKYKS, encoded by the coding sequence ATGACAACAAAACTCACTTTGACAATTGACGACTCAGTAATCTCAATTGCAAAAAAATACGCCAAACAAAAAGGCAAAAGTCTGTCGGACATAGTAGAAAACTATCTTATGTCATTGACGTCTAAAGAAAATAAAGTAGAAACTATTTCTCCTAAAATCTTAAAACTAATGGGTGCTATAGAGTTACCAGAGGATTATGATTATAAAAAAGAATTAACAAAAGGTCTGCTGAAAAAATATAAATCATGA
- a CDS encoding transcription antitermination protein NusB, giving the protein MLNRRFLRIKVMQALYSFFQHEKANTALFEKELFKSLDKIQELYLSILALVMDIHHMALMVIDESKNKHRPNAQDLDPNLKFVNNTLLMSMVNNQDLKNQIEKRKISWQNDNDVVRRIFNLIRNGEEYKAYLELDSPGIKEDREFIVAIITEYLSENEVLISLFEEKNIHWADDTFVAFNSVIRNFEDFTGEFKMQPLLKDEKDDLEFMSVLFNKTIVYHQQFEELIGRHTQNWEVERIANMDMLLMEMALSEILYLPNVPIKASLNEYIDISKEYSTPNSKTFVNGVLDKIIAELKRDNRIVKTGRGLKEN; this is encoded by the coding sequence ATGCTAAACAGAAGATTTTTAAGAATAAAAGTGATGCAGGCTCTGTATTCATTTTTTCAACACGAAAAAGCAAATACAGCACTTTTTGAGAAGGAATTATTTAAGAGTCTTGATAAAATACAAGAGTTATACCTTTCTATTTTAGCTTTGGTAATGGACATTCATCACATGGCTTTAATGGTGATCGATGAAAGTAAAAATAAGCACCGTCCAAACGCACAAGATCTTGACCCGAATTTAAAATTCGTAAACAATACGCTTTTAATGAGCATGGTTAACAACCAAGATCTTAAAAATCAAATTGAAAAACGTAAAATTTCCTGGCAAAACGATAACGACGTTGTGAGACGTATTTTTAACCTAATTAGAAACGGCGAAGAGTATAAAGCCTATCTGGAATTGGATAGTCCTGGAATAAAAGAAGACCGCGAATTTATCGTTGCTATCATTACTGAATATTTAAGCGAGAATGAAGTTTTGATTTCTTTATTTGAAGAAAAAAATATTCATTGGGCGGATGATACCTTTGTAGCATTTAATTCTGTGATTAGAAATTTTGAAGACTTTACGGGTGAGTTTAAAATGCAACCACTTTTAAAAGACGAAAAAGACGATCTTGAATTTATGAGTGTGCTATTTAACAAGACGATTGTTTATCACCAACAATTTGAAGAATTAATTGGCAGACATACCCAAAACTGGGAAGTAGAGCGTATTGCGAACATGGATATGCTTTTAATGGAGATGGCACTTTCAGAAATATTGTATTTGCCTAACGTTCCAATCAAAGCATCTTTAAACGAATACATTGATATCAGTAAAGAATACAGCACACCAAATAGCAAAACCTTTGTGAATGGGGTGTTGGATAAAATAATTGCTGAATTAAAACGCGATAACCGCATCGTTAAAACGGGAAGAGGTTTAAAAGAGAACTAG
- a CDS encoding GNAT family N-acetyltransferase, with translation MKDNLKITEVTELDELAKSQVLNLWNAEYPEKLSYKSSEEFDDYMKNLTSLKHLLLTDKENLILGWAFSFERENEKWFAIILSEKIKGQGFGRKMLDKLKQSENVLNGWVIDHNNDKKKNGEAYLSPLKFYEKCGFEILTKERLEVEKISAVKIKWINKKH, from the coding sequence ATGAAAGATAATTTGAAAATAACAGAGGTGACTGAATTAGACGAACTTGCAAAAAGCCAAGTGCTTAATTTATGGAACGCTGAATATCCAGAAAAACTCTCATACAAGAGCTCAGAAGAATTTGATGATTACATGAAAAATCTTACAAGCCTTAAACATCTTTTGCTGACAGATAAAGAAAATTTAATTTTAGGTTGGGCTTTTTCATTTGAGCGAGAAAATGAAAAGTGGTTCGCAATCATTTTGTCTGAAAAAATAAAAGGCCAAGGGTTCGGACGAAAAATGCTGGACAAATTAAAACAATCAGAAAATGTGTTGAATGGTTGGGTAATAGACCATAACAATGACAAGAAAAAGAATGGAGAGGCCTATCTCTCTCCACTCAAATTTTATGAGAAATGTGGTTTTGAAATTCTTACAAAAGAAAGACTTGAGGTAGAAAAAATTTCGGCGGTAAAAATAAAATGGATAAACAAAAAACACTAA
- a CDS encoding ABC transporter ATP-binding protein, which produces MKHLKVLNSYFLKYKWHFLSGLLFVSLSTIFGTYQGVIVRNGTNKIISIINKETNVDSTIFIQYGLTIIGLALISGLFMFLMRQTIIVMSRHIEYDQKNQIYNHYQYLDAGFYKKNTTGDLMNRISEDVSKVRMYTGPAIMYIANTIVTTVTILIFMLRVNTTLTLLVFLPLPILSFIIYKVSDMISKQSTKVQQELSRLTTQAQESFSAIRIIKAYAREKFFQEQMGEKNESYKKEALKLASIESLFAPVMALMIGLSVLITVWYGGKLTIENKIEPGNITEFILYVFRLTWPFASLGWVTSLVQRAAASQERINEFLEQEPTIKNGNLEIYKINGDLEFKNVSFTYPENNITALKNISFKLKQGKSLGITGQVGSGKSSIINLITRQYDPNAGEILIDNKNIKQHNLHLLRKNCGIVPQEVFLFSDSVANNISFGSPDLDVDRKLVEEAAKQAGVYENILGFADKFETVVGERGVTLSGGQKQRISIARAIINKPQLLIFDDCLSAVDSETEEFILANLKKEMKGKTSVIVSHRISSIKNADLILYLKDGEIVEMGTHEELLDLGKNYAHLNQLQRH; this is translated from the coding sequence GTGAAACATCTCAAAGTATTAAATTCCTACTTTCTCAAGTATAAATGGCACTTTTTAAGCGGACTTCTCTTCGTATCTCTTTCGACAATATTTGGAACCTACCAAGGTGTTATCGTAAGAAACGGTACCAATAAAATCATCAGTATTATTAATAAAGAAACGAATGTTGATTCTACGATTTTTATTCAGTATGGTTTAACAATAATAGGATTGGCGCTTATTAGCGGTCTGTTTATGTTCTTAATGCGGCAAACAATTATTGTAATGAGTCGACATATTGAATACGATCAAAAAAATCAAATTTATAACCACTACCAATATCTGGATGCAGGCTTTTACAAAAAAAACACTACCGGAGATTTGATGAACCGTATTAGTGAAGATGTTAGCAAGGTGCGAATGTACACAGGTCCGGCTATCATGTACATAGCCAATACCATTGTGACAACCGTTACTATCTTAATTTTTATGTTGCGTGTAAATACCACTTTAACACTTCTGGTATTTTTACCACTTCCAATCTTATCCTTCATTATCTATAAAGTGTCGGATATGATTAGCAAACAAAGCACAAAGGTTCAGCAAGAATTGAGTAGACTCACAACGCAAGCCCAAGAATCGTTTAGCGCCATTCGCATTATTAAAGCCTATGCCCGCGAAAAGTTTTTTCAGGAGCAAATGGGTGAAAAGAATGAAAGTTATAAAAAAGAAGCACTAAAATTAGCTTCCATAGAATCCTTGTTTGCACCGGTAATGGCTTTAATGATAGGCCTCAGCGTTTTAATTACCGTTTGGTACGGTGGAAAATTAACTATTGAAAATAAAATAGAGCCAGGAAATATTACTGAATTTATTTTATACGTTTTTCGTTTAACCTGGCCTTTCGCCTCTTTAGGATGGGTGACTTCTCTTGTTCAAAGGGCCGCGGCATCACAAGAACGCATTAATGAATTTTTGGAACAGGAACCAACTATTAAAAATGGCAATCTGGAAATCTATAAAATTAATGGGGATCTTGAATTTAAAAATGTAAGTTTTACGTATCCTGAAAATAATATTACAGCTTTAAAAAATATTTCCTTTAAACTAAAACAAGGTAAATCGCTAGGAATAACTGGACAAGTGGGCAGTGGCAAATCCAGTATCATTAATTTAATTACCCGACAGTATGATCCAAATGCTGGCGAAATTCTTATTGATAACAAAAACATCAAACAACATAATTTACATCTTCTGCGAAAAAACTGTGGTATTGTGCCTCAAGAAGTATTTCTATTTAGTGACAGCGTAGCAAATAACATTTCATTTGGAAGTCCTGATTTAGATGTTGATAGAAAACTAGTTGAGGAAGCCGCGAAACAAGCCGGTGTTTATGAAAATATTTTAGGCTTTGCAGATAAGTTTGAAACGGTTGTCGGTGAGCGGGGAGTGACATTAAGCGGCGGACAAAAACAAAGGATTTCGATTGCAAGAGCGATCATTAACAAACCACAACTTCTTATTTTTGATGATTGTTTAAGTGCTGTAGATAGCGAAACAGAAGAGTTTATTCTTGCAAATTTAAAAAAGGAAATGAAGGGTAAAACCAGTGTGATTGTGAGTCATCGCATTTCGAGCATCAAAAATGCAGACCTTATTCTTTATTTAAAAGACGGTGAAATAGTAGAAATGGGCACCCACGAAGAACTTTTGGATCTTGGGAAAAATTACGCTCATTTGAATCAGTTACAGAGACATTAA